GGTCGCCATCATGGACGTCCTTCGAACCCTCGAGGGAGGGTAACCCTACAGGGCTCGGGCGGCGTATGGAAGAGCATGCTGGCGATCTTGGCGGCGGTGGGGGTGGCGCTTTCCGTCGGAACGATGCAGCCCGAGCGGTGCAGCGTGAATCTTCATGCCGAGGTGGCCACTGTAACCGCGGGGCAGCCGTTTTGGGTCGCGCTCCAGTTTGAAATCGAGCCGGGTTGGCACATTTACTGGACCAACCCGGGCGATTCGGGTCTGCCCACGGAGATTCGTTGGAAGCTCCCGCCCGGGTTCCGCGTTTCCGAGGTTCGGTGGCCGACGCCGCACCGTTTCGAAGCGGGGGGGCTGGTCAGTTACGGCTTCGAAGGGGCACCCATCGTGCTCGCGCGGATCGTGCCGCCCGAGCGGTTGGATCAAGCGTCCCCGACGGCCATCGGGGTCGAGACGGACTGGATGGTGTGCAACGAGAACTGCGAGCTGGGCTCCTCCAACGCCGGGCTCGAGTGGGGGCGCGCTCCCGCAACCGCCAAGCTCTTCGAAACCGCCCGTGCGGCCCTTCCGCGACCGGGGACGGCGTTGAATGCCCGAGCCGTCCGGACGGAGAAGGGCTGTCGGCTGCAGTTCCACCTGCAGGGGAAGCCGGAGGTGGCCGGGGCGACGTTCTTCGCAGCGGCCAGCGGGCTTGTCTCACCTGGTGCCGCCCAGCAGGTCAAGCGAGAGGCGGGGACCTACGAACTGAGTCTCGAGACCCTCCCCGGCGCCAAGCAGCCGGGATCTTTGGACGGTGTTCTCACCGTATCTTTTGCAAACAAGACAACGGAGTCTTATTGGATCAAGGCTCCCTTCAGCCTCGAAGGAGGCAAGGAGTGAGATGATGATGAAGCAGGTAATCGCGTTGGGCGCTCTAGGCGCCGTGGTGTGCGCGGGTGCGTTCACGTTCGGCAACAGGGCCCCGGAAGCGCCCGATTTCAAATTGGCCGCCGCAAGCGGCAAGACCCTGTCCCTTACGGACTTCAAGGGCAAGTACGTGATTCTCGAATGGTGGAACAACGGGTGCCCTGTGGTCGGAAAGCACTACCGCAGCGAGAACATCCCGAAGCTCCAGAAGGAGTTCATCGAGAAGGGCGCGGTGTGGCTCACCATTGTGTCGTCGGCCCCAGGAAAGCAGGGTTACGTGACCACGGAGAACGCCATGACCACGATGAAGGGCATGGGCGGGCAACCCACCGACATCCTGTTCGATACGACCGGCGAAACGGGCAAGGCGTACCGCGCCACCGCGACGCCTCAGATCGTGCTGATCGGTCCGAAGGGCGAGATGCTCTACAACGGAGCGATCGACAACAACCCGCGGGCCAGCGGAGCGGCGATCCTGCAGTCCGAGAACTACCTGCGCCGCGCGTGGGACGAGGTGCACGCCGGCAAGCCGGTCTCGACCCCTTCCACGCAGGCGTACGGCTGCGCGGTCAAGTACTAGGCGCCCCCCTGGGGGGGCGCCGCTGGTCGTGGGTCGTTGGTCGTCTGTCGTGTTCTCCCTCTCCCTCTGGACGACAAAGGATCGACGACAAACGACCAACGAACTCGCTATCATGAACCCGGGATGGCGCGCACGACGAACCACCGGGCCAAGCGGGACCTGATCGGCTACCTGTTCATCAGCCCGTGGCTGGTCGGGTTCCTGGTGTTCACCGCGTGGCCGTTCGTGCAGAGCATCTACCTGTCGTTCACCCGCTACAACATCGTGACGGCCCCGAAGTGGGTGGGCGGAGCGAACTACCAGATGCTGCTCACCCAGGACGAGCTCTTCTGGAAGTCGGCCTGGGTGACCCTGCGCTACGCGGCGATCTCGGTGCCCATCGCGATCGTGATCGGGGTGGTGCTGGCGTTGCTGCTCAACGCCGACGTGAAGGGCATTGCGGTGTTCCGCACGGTGTTCTTTCTGCCCTCGATCGTGCCGGTGGTGGCGACGTCGGTGCTGTTCATCTGGCTTCTGAATCCCAACATCGGACTCATCAACCGCATGCTCGCCCTGATCGGGGTCGACGGGCCCGCTTGGCTCAACACCGCTCCCTGGGCCTTCTACAGCCTGGTGATGATGGCGCTTTGGGGGGTGGGCGGCAGCATGGTGATCTACCTTGCGGGGCTCAAGGACATTCCGACCTACCTCTACGAGGCCGCGACGATCGACGGCGCGAGCGCGGTCCACAAACTGCGACACGTGACGCTTCCGATGCTCACCCCCGTGATCTTCTTCAACCTGGTGATGGGCATCATCGGCGCGTTCCAGACGTTCACGCAGGCGTTCGTGATGACCCCCGGGGGAGGGCCGCAGGACAGCACCTATTTCTACAGCCTCTACCTCTACAACCGCGCCTGGAAGTACCTCGACATGGGCTACGCGAGCGCGATGGCGTGGATGTTGTTCCTGGTGATCGTGGTGCTCACCGCTCTGGTATTCCGCACGCAGCGGAAGTGGGTGCATTACGGTGGCTAGGGATATGGGAGTGCGCGACCTTGGTCGCGCCGTGTTCCCGAGCAGCTTGCTGCAAGTTGGCGCCGGACAAGTCCGGCGGGTGACAGCGCGGGCGAGCTCGCGTACTCCCAAAGGGGGGGCACTGTGAAGCGCATCCTCGTTTGGGCGAGCCTCCTGGCCCTGGTGGTTTTCATCGTGGCCACCGGTTCCAGCACGCCGCGCAAGTATCCAGACCGCAAACTCGTTCGCTTCTGGCATCGCTGGCAGGGGGACTGGGAGAAGCAGGTCCAGAAGATCGTGGACGCGTTCAACGAGAGCCAGGACCAGTACGAGGTTGTGCCGGTCAGCGTGCCCGGCGGTGGTTCGTCGGAGGCGAAGTTCATTCTTGGCGTGATCGGCGGCGACCCGCCCGATCTCATGTCGATGGGCAGCGGCGGACTGCCCAACCTCGCGTCCAACGGATTCCTCACCGACCTCGGGACCCTCATGTCGCCCGAGGACAAGAAGCGGTTCTTCGAAGAGAGCTAC
This is a stretch of genomic DNA from Fimbriimonadaceae bacterium. It encodes these proteins:
- a CDS encoding redoxin domain-containing protein, whose product is MMKQVIALGALGAVVCAGAFTFGNRAPEAPDFKLAAASGKTLSLTDFKGKYVILEWWNNGCPVVGKHYRSENIPKLQKEFIEKGAVWLTIVSSAPGKQGYVTTENAMTTMKGMGGQPTDILFDTTGETGKAYRATATPQIVLIGPKGEMLYNGAIDNNPRASGAAILQSENYLRRAWDEVHAGKPVSTPSTQAYGCAVKY
- a CDS encoding sugar ABC transporter permease, translating into MARTTNHRAKRDLIGYLFISPWLVGFLVFTAWPFVQSIYLSFTRYNIVTAPKWVGGANYQMLLTQDELFWKSAWVTLRYAAISVPIAIVIGVVLALLLNADVKGIAVFRTVFFLPSIVPVVATSVLFIWLLNPNIGLINRMLALIGVDGPAWLNTAPWAFYSLVMMALWGVGGSMVIYLAGLKDIPTYLYEAATIDGASAVHKLRHVTLPMLTPVIFFNLVMGIIGAFQTFTQAFVMTPGGGPQDSTYFYSLYLYNRAWKYLDMGYASAMAWMLFLVIVVLTALVFRTQRKWVHYGG